The genomic region ATATCGTTCTGCTAATTCAGGTTGATCTTCAACATCCACCATCCCGAGCTTAAATGCGTCATTAGAAGCTGCATGCAATTCTTGAATCATTGGTGTCATGATTTTACAAGGCATACACCAATCCGCCCAAAAGTCTAAAATAACTAACGGTTTTTCAGCAACAAAGGCCTCTATATTGTTAGCTGTAATTGTTTGAGTCATTATTTTTTCCTTTCTAATTAAAATATAACTAACAAAAAAGGCTGAACCTGAGGTTCAACCTTTTTAAATTGCGTGGCAACGTCCTATCCTCGCAGGTAGTTTCCCACCAACTACTATCGGCGCTAAGAAGCTTAACTACTGTGTTCGACATGGGAACAGGTGTATCCTTCTTGCTATCGCCACCACACTATTTTGTGTTTTCGCACTGAGAAGAACTTCGTTCTCTCAAAACTGCATAATAAGTAATATTTTCATTTCAAAAGCCAAACATTGCACCTTTGGTTAAGTCCTCGACCGATTAGTACTAGTCCGCTCCATACATCGCTGTACTTCCACTCCTAGCCTATCTACCTGATCATCTTTCAGGGGTCTTACTTCCATAAAGGAATGGGAAATCTCATCTCGAGGGGGGCTTCACACTTAGATGCTTTCAGCGTTTATCCCTGCCATACATAGCTACCCAGCGATGCGCCTGGCGGCACAACTGGTACACCAGAGGTATGTCCATCCCGGTCCTCTCGTACTAAGGACAGCTCCTCTCAAATTTCCTGCGCCCGCGACGGATAGGGACCGAACTGTCTCACGACGTTCTGAACCCAGCTCGCGTACCGCTTTAATGGGCGAACAGCCCAACCCTTGGGACCGACTACAGCCCCAGGATGCGATGAGCCGACATCGAGGTGCCAAACCTCCCCGTCGATGTGGACTCTTGGGGGAGATAAGCCTGTTATCCCCAGGGTAGCTTTTATCCGTTGAGCGATGGCCCTTCCATACGGAACCACCGGATCACTAAGTCCGACTTTCGTCCCTGCTCGATTTGTCAATCTCACAGTCAAGCTCTCTTATACCTTTACACTCTACGAATGATTTCCAACCATTCTGAGAGAACCTTTGAGCGCCTCCGTTACACTTTAGGAGGCGACCGCCCCAGTCAAACTGCCCACCTGACACTGTCTCCCGCCACGCTAAGTGGCGCGGGTTAGAGTGGTCATACAGTTAGGGTAGTATCCCACCAACGCCTCAATCGAAACTAGCGTTCCGATTTCTACGGCTCCTACCTATCCTGTACAAACTGTACAAACACTCAATATCAAGCTACAGTAAAGCTCCATGGGGTCTTTCCGTCCTGTCGCGGGTAACCCGCATCTTCACGGGTATTATAATTTCACCGAGTCTCTCGTTGAGACAGTGCCCAAATCATTACGCCTTTCGTGCGGGTCGGAACTTACCCGACAAGGAATTTCGCTACCTTAGGACCGTTATAGTTACGGCCGCCGTTTACTGGGGCTTCAATTCTGGGCTTCGCTTGCGCTAACTCATCCTCTTAACCTTCCAGCACCGGGCAGGCGTCAGCCCCTATACGTCATCTTACGATTTTGCAGAGACCTGTGTTTTTGATAAACAGTTGTTTGGGCCTATTCACTGCGGCTGACCTGACGGTCAGCACCCCTTCTCCCGAAGTTACGGGGTCATTTTGCCGAGTTCCTTAACGAGAGTTCACTCGCTCACCTTAGGATATTCTCCTCGACCACCTGTGTCGGTTTACGGTACGGGTAGTTTATTTCTCACTAGAAGCTTTTCTTGGCAGTGTAACATCAGGAACTTCGCTACTTAATTTCGCTCCCCATCACAACTTGTCCTTAAAGAATCAAGCATTTCACTCAACTCAAGACTTATTGCTTGGACACACATTTCCAGTCGTGTGCATTCCTTAGCTTCCTGCGTCCCTCCATCATTCAAACAAAATAAACTAGTACAGGAATATCAACCTGTTATCCATCGACTACGCCTCTCGGCCTCGCCTTAGGTCCCGACTAACCCTGGGAGGACGAGCCTTCCCCAGGAAACCTTAGTCATACGGTGGATCAGATTCTCACTGATCTTTCGCTACTCATGCCGGCATTCTCACTTCTAAGCGCTCCACTAGTCCTTACGATCTAGCTTCATCGCCCTTAGAACGCTCTCCTACCGCGGACACTTACGTGTCCACCCACAGTTTCGGTATTATGTTTAGCCCCGGTACATTTTCGGCGCAGCGGCACTCGACTAGTGAGCTATTACGCACTCTTTAAATGGTGGCTGCTTCTGAGCCAACATCCTAGTTGTCTGTGCACCGCCACATCCTTTTCCACTTAACATAAATTTTGGGACCTTAACTGGTGATCTGGGCTGTTTCCCTTTCGACTACGGATCTTATCACTCGCAGTCTGACTCCCGGAACTAAATCAATGGTATTCGGAGTTTATCTGAATTCAGTAACCCATGACGGGCCCCTAGTCCAAACAGTGCTCTACCTCCATGATCCAATATTCCGAGGCTAGCCCTAAAGCTATTTCGGAGAGAACCAGCTATCTCCAAGTTCGATTGGAATTTCACCGCTACCCACACCTCATCCCCGCCATTTTCAACTGACGTGGGTTCGGTCCTCCAGTGTGTTTTACCACACCTTCAACCTGGACATGGGTAGGTCACTTGGTTTCGGGTCTACATCTATATACTCACTCGCCCATTTCAGACTCGCTTTCGCTACGGCTCCAGCTTTTCACTTTAACCTCGCATATAAACGTAACTCGCCGGTTCATTCTACAAAAGGCACGCCATCACTCATTAACGAGCTTTGACTAATTGTAGGCACATGGTTTCAGGATCTATTTCACTCCCCTTCCGGGGTGCTTTTCACCTTTCCCTCACGGTACTGGTTCACTATCGGTCACTAGGGAGTATTTAGCCTTGGGAGATGGTCCTCCCGGATTCCGACGGAATTTCACGTGTTCCGCCGTACTCAGGATCCAGAACGGAGGTTAAGTTGTTTAATCTACGTGGTTATCACACTCTTTGACTCAGCTTCCCAGCTGATTCGATTACAACTTAACTTGGTAACTCCAAAGTTCTGTCCTACAACCCCAAGAAGCAAGCTTCTTGGTTTGGGCTCTTCCCCGTTCGCTCGCCGCTACTTAGGGAATCGATTTTTCTTTCTCTTCCTGAAGGTACTTAGATGTTTCAGTTCCCCTCGTCTACCTTCATTAAGCTATGTATTCACTTAATGATAATACTCGATTAAAAGTATTGGGTTCCCCCATTCGGAAATCTCCGGATCAAAGCTTACTTACAGCTCCCCGAAGCATATCGGTGTTAGTACCGTCCTTCATCGGCTCCTAGTGCCAAGGCATCCACCATGCGCCCTTTATAACTTAACCTATCTTTACCTACGGTAAAGGGTTATTATTTGAGTTTAGCGATATGAACTAATTCATATTTCTATTATTAAAAAACTCTTTAAAACGCAATGTTTTTCTCGGCTTTTAAAACTAATATATTACTTATTATCCAGTTTTCAAAGAACAAAGTTTGAGAGTAGATCTCTCAAAACTAAACAAAGTTTTGATTTCGCAAATGTACAAGGTTTTCCGTATTATTCCTTAGAAAGGAGGTGATCCAGCCGCAGGTTCTCCTACGGCTACCTTGTTACGACTTCACCCTAATCATCTGTCCCACCTTAGACGGCTGGCTCCCCGAAGGGTTACCTCACCGGCTTTGGGTGTTACAAACTCTCATGGTGTGACGGGCGGTGTGTACAAGGCCCGGGAACGTATTCACCGCGGCATGCTGATCCGCGATTACTAGCGATTCCGGCTTCATGTAGGCGAGTTGCAGCCTACAATCCGAACTGAGAATGGTTTTAAGAGATTAGCTAAACCTCGCGGTCTCGCAACTCGTTGTACCATCCATTGTAGCACGTGTGTAGCCCAGGTCATAAGGGGCATGATGATTTGACGTCGTCCCCACCTTCCTCCGGTTTGTCACCGGCAGTCTCACTAGAGTGCCCAACTAAATGCTGGCAACTAGTAATAAGGGTTGCGCTCGTTGCGGGACTTAACCCAACATCTCACGACACGAGCTGACGACAACCATGCACCACCTGTCACTTTGTCCCCGAAGGGAAAGCTCTATCTCTAGAGTGGTCAAAGGATGTCAAGACCTGGTAAGGTTCTTCGCGTTGCTTCGAATTAAACCACATGCTCCACCGCTTGTGCGGGCCCCCGTCAATTCCTTTGAGTTTCAACCTTGCGGTCGTACTCCCCAGGCGGAGTGCTTAATGCGTTAGCTGCGGCACTGAAGGGCGGAAACCCTCCAACACCTAGCGCTCATCGTTTACGGCATGGACTACCAGGGTATCTAATCCTGTTTGCTACCCATGCTTTCGAGCCTCAGCGTCAGTTACAGACCAGACAGCCGCCTTCGCCACTGGTGTTCTTCCATATATCTACGCATTTCACCGCTACACATGGAGTTCCACTGTCCTCTTCTGCACTCAAGTTTCCCAGTTTCCGATGCACTTCTTCGGTTGAGCCGAAGGCTTTCACATCAGACTTAAGAAACCGCCTGCGCTCGCTTTACGCCCAATAAATCCGGACAACGCTTGCCACCTACGTATTACCGCGGCTGCTGGCACGTAGTTAGCCGTGGCTTTCTGGTTGGATACCGTCACTACCTGATCAGTTACTATCAGATACATTCTTCTCCAACAACAGAGTTTTACGATCCGAAAACCTTCTTCACTCACGCGGCGTTGCTCCATCAGACTTTCGTCCATTGTGGAAGATTCCCTACTGCTGCCTCCCGTAGGAGTCTGGGCCGTGTCTCAGTCCCAGTGTGGCCGATTACCCTCTCAGGTCGGCTATGCATCACGGTCTTGGTGAGCCTTTACCTCACCAACTAACTAATGCACCGCGGGTCCATCCTAAAGTGATAGCCGAAACCATCTTTCAACCCTACACCATGCGGTGTTAGGTTTTATGCGGTATTAGCATCTGTTTCCAAATGTTATCCCCCACTTTAGGGCAGGTTACCCACGTGTTACTCACCCGTCCGCCACTCACTCAAATGTTTATCAATCAGGAGCAAGCTCCTTCAATCTAAACGAGAGTGCGTTCGACTTGCATGTATTAGACACGCCGCCAGCGTTCGTCCTGAGCCAGGATCAAACTCTCGATTAAAAGTTTGTAGCTCTTGTTTTGTTACTTAATTTATTTGCTAGCGAAATTGACTTCGCAAATATGTTGTGCCCCGAAGGGCGACCCTACACATTTGGTTTATCAAAACTTTGTTCAGTTTTCAAAGATCTACTGCGTTGAAACAGCTTCTTAATTATATCATGTAATCAATCATCTGTCAAACACTTTTAAAAATTATTTATTACTTAGAAGTTATAGCTCCGTAAGCAACATATAATATGTTATCACGATTAGAATTAAATAACAAGTGTTTTTCAAAAACATTTTAATTATTTATTTCCTTACTCATTACTGAGCTGCTCGCTTTTGACAACTTTTATATCTTATCAACTTAATACGGCTAGGTCAAGCACTTATTACTAAAAAATTGATTAAATGATTAATTTATTCCTATAAGCATTAAATCCAACTAATACCTTCTATATAAAATTCTACTAAGTGGGACACAAAAAGGGCGTTAGAACAACTTATCGTTGTTCTAACGCCCTTCATTACACCTTATTGTGCTTTAGATTGCAAGTATTCAGTATAGTAGCTTGCCAGTAAGTCAGAAATCCGACCGCCGACTGTTTCATAGTCCTTATCTGGACGGTTAGCAAGTGAGATTCTTAAATACCCCGCCTTGGTTCCCATCCCAGCACCATCCATTACAACAACCCCATATTCCGCTGCGAGTCGCCATTCAAATGCTAAATGATTACAGTTTTGTTCCAAGTAAGCTCTGAAATCTTTAGAGTATTTCGACTCTGCTAACTTATAGATACTAAAAACAGTGTAGTATTCCGCATTTTCTTCGGTTGTCTTAACGACTAACCCAAGCGATTCCCAAAAGGCCTTATATCGATGACTTACAATTTCCTTAGATGCTGTCACATACGGATCTTCTCTGCCTTCGTAAATCAGGTTCGTCAAACTAAAAAGCGCCATTGTGATCTGTTGTGGTGTTGATAAGCCAGCTGCATGGTATAACCCGATGTTTCGACTATCCGCTACCGTTCGATCGATAAAACTCATTTCATGTGGCTTATTTGTGACGTACGAATACCGTTTCCGGAAAGCTTCTCTAATAACAGGATCTTCTGCTGTCATTTCTTCAATCAACTTATCGAAAATGTTATCGTCGTGCATTGCGATTAAACCAATCCGTTGACCGGTTGCCCCGTATAATTTAGAGAATGAGTACACTAACAATGTATTATGTGGCACAACTGAATAGATGGTTTTAAAATCATCGACAAACGTCCCATAAACATCATCCGTAATAATCACGAGGTTCGGATTGGCTTCAACAACTTCCTTCAACTTATCTAGCGCATGGTCACTAAAAGCTCTAGAGGTTGGGTTGGTTGGGTTCACCACGAAAAAGGCTTTAACATTTGGATCCTTCAACTCTTCAAATTTATGATCGACCAATTGCCAGTCATCAGATTCATCAGAACTAACGTTAAACTCTTGTAGTTTAAATTCATTTAGTTCTGGAATCTGCAAGTACGGTGTAAAGATTGGCGTATTAATCGCAATCGTATCACCCGCCTCTAAAATATGGCTGACCTTTAGTTCATTAAAAAGATAGACCATCGCAGCTGTCCCACCTTCAGTTGGAAAGACCTTTGTCTTGTCTGATAGATGTTCACCGCGATAGAGATTTACTTCTAGATACCGATTTAAAATCTTTTCAACATTCACTAAGCTGCGTGATGGTTCTGGATAATGGTTGCCAATAACGCCATCGACCCATTCAAAGACAAGTTCATCTTGATTGATATGCATGACGTCTCGGGTATAAGCCAAAGCCTGCTTCAAAAAAGCATCCACCGGATTATCACCATCTAAGAACTGATTGAAGCATTCCGCGATACCTGTTTGATCGGTGTAGCCAGCAAGATTGCCATCGTCTAAGTTAATTGTTTGTAAGGATTCTTTCATCCCAAATTCAACAATCCGATTAAAGGCAAATCTTGCTTGTGTATTAATCCAATTCGGATTGCCGCGCCCGACATTAATCGCCCGTAAACCGCGACTGTTTGTCAGTGCATATTTATAAAAGAGTGCTGCGACTTCAAAGTTCGACATCTGGGTTAATTTTGTTACATCAATTTTATCCATATGACCTCCGCCAATATTAGTTAAGTTAGTCATTTATCCCCATAAGCTTAACACTTGTCTGTTATAGATACAGTATATATTAAAAATAAATCATCAAGATTTAATCAAGGACTCAACATCTAACACTTTATCGATCCAATCGCCTTGGTAAAAGTCCTCTTCATGGGTCACTAGCAAGACGCCACCCTCAAATTCTTGGATGGCTTTGCGCAATGCGTTCTTCGTATCATCGTCTAAATGGTTCGTTGGTTCATCTAATAGAAGGAAGTTACTTGAGGTTAGGAGCAATTCGGCAATTTTAACCTTTGATTGCTCGCCACCGCTGAGTTGTTTCAACGGCTTCATCGCTTCTTCAGCAGTTAGTCCTGTCCGGGATAATACTTGGCGAAGTTCCTTTTGCTTTTGTTCTGGATATTCGCCCTGTAAATATTGGAGTGGGGTTGCCATATTGTTAGGCCACTTTAAGTCCTGCTTGAAGTAACCAAACTTCACCGTGCTAGCAATTTCAAAATCACCGCTAATTGCTGGAATTTCTTTAATGATGGTTTTAATCAATGTCGACTTACCAATCCCATTAAACCCTTTGAGCACCACTTTTTGATCCCGACCAATTGAGAAGTTTAAGGCTGGCAATAACGCATTTTCGTAACCAATCTCTAGATCATTGGTCGTCAATAGAATCTGACTGGCTGTTACGTGGTATGGGAAACGGAAGTTAGCCTTCACGCGATTACTTGGGGGTGTCAAAATATCCATATGAGCTAATTGCTTTTCACGACTCTTGGCAATTGTTGACCGTGAACCAGCTTTATACTTACGGATATAAGCCTTTGTCTTTTCAATTTTCTTTTGTTGATTCTCATAAGCCTTCATATAGCTAGCTTGGTTATCGGCTTTTTGGCGGAAAGCCTGTTGGAGCGTTCCGGTATATTTGGTAATCTTCCCAAATTCGATGTCGGCAATACAGGTTGTTACCCGTTCCAAGAAATCATAATCATGGGAGATTGTAATGAAGGCCCCTTCGAAGTTATTCAAATAATCACTGAGCCAATCGATATGATTGGTATCCAAATAATTGGTTGGTTCATCCAATAACAACATATCCGGTTCTTCTAATAGTAACTTCGCTAAAATAATCTTCGACCGCTGACCCCCACTAAGTTGTGAAACGTCATGGTCCATCCCTAGCGCATCAATCCCTAAACCAGTCGCAACTTGCATAACCCGCGTATCAATTTCATAGAAGTTTTTAGCTTCAAGAAGTTCTTGAATTGCCCCCGCTTTTTCGAGTAGTTGGTCATCTAAACTCGTTGCGTAGTCGGCGTAGTATTGACTCATTCGTTCTTCCTGAGCATACAAATCCGCAAAGGCCGTTTTTAAGAATTCAAAAATGGATAGGCCTGGCGCTAATTTGGCATATTGATCCAAATAACCAATCTTAATGTTCTTTTGCCAGGTTACTTTACCCTCATCTGGTAAAATAGCGCCTGTTAAAATATTAATCAAGGTACTTTTACCGACCCCATTTTGGCCAGTAATCCCCATGTGTTCGCCTTTATTGACTTGGAACCCGGCATCATCATAAAGTTGTTTGTCTAAAAATTGTTGACTTAGTCCTTCGACTTTTAAAATACTCATTGTCTCTTCCTACTTTCTTTCCAATAAAAAAACAGGGATAGCATATAGCTACCCCTGTCGCGATTACAATCACTGACTTTATCGACCGCCATCTATAAAAGACACCACAAAATAAGCAACCTAAAAGTCGCACATTATCGTGAGCATTCTTCTATAGATGACTTTTAATCAATATTAGGCTCTACACGCTGTGTCATCTGCAAATGTGTAGAGCAAAGCTTCATAATTAATGGTCGTTCGATTGTCATTGTTCTCGACACCTTTTCAATAAGTTAGGTTAATGTTAACACAGTTCTAATGCGGAAGCAAAACCGCTCAGCCTACCCGATCGCGTAGCTTAGCCAATAATTCCGCACGTTTCCGCCGTGGAATAATCAATCGTAAATCACCACGAATAATAGGATAGTCCTTGGCATTCCCGTGCATCAATTCAGCTAAATCCTTGCTGTCCAAACCTTGATTGATAACCTCAATTTTAATCATTTCGGCTAAATAGGTACTATAAAAAGTGTTATAGCCTAGATAGAGTCCAATAATGACACTCGCTAAAATTGAAAGCCACAAACTAACGTGTAAAATACTGTACAAAATTAACATGCCACAGATGATTGAAATCACTGCAGCGACAATTCCTAATATGACTGTATGTCTTGGGGCATCTTTCATGTGCGCCACCTTCTTCTTAAATAATCAATAATAATCCTAATATAGCGGAGTTGCGCTCAAGAAGCAATCAAAAATTAACCGCTTCCTTCTATTACTATTATACTGAATTACGCAGCACTTTAGCAGTTAAATGACTTAAAAATTGCTTAAATAGTCATCCGCCTTTAGTAAAATGGGATTCTAGCTATTGTAAAAATTATGTATATATTGTAAATTTTTCTGTTTTTATCGCCAAAAACAGTCTAGAATTGGAATAGTGCTTTTTTAATCTTAATATAAAGAGGATAACTTAAACGATATGAAAAACATTGCTTTGAACATCCGAGATTTTTTCTTAGATGACAAATTACTTCTCGCCGCAACGATTGCAGCTATTGTCACCTCATTTTTCAATCGCCCCCATCTTAGTTACGTTAATTTTCACGTGATCGTCAGTGTCTTTTGTATTATGACACTCGTCCAAGTTTATCAACGACTACATGTGCTCGATTACTTCGCACGGGAACTGATTATTAAGAGTCATTCCAAACGTGCTTTAATGCAGATGCTCTTGGCATTGACCTTTGTTGGGGCAATGTTTCTAACCAATGATATGACGGTCTTAACTTTTGTACCGTTGTTCATCCTAATTGCGCGGCAACTTGATTTTTCACCGATTTTACCTGTCACGTTAATCACGATTTCGGCTAATCTCGGTTCATCCCTCACACCATTTGGGAGCCCGCACAATATTTTCCTCGTATCGTTCTACCATATGACGATTCGCCATTTCTTTGAATATTCAATCCCGGTCTTAATTGTTAGTATCATTATGTTGACCGCCACAACGTTTCTTTTTCCAAAGGAACCCATCAAACTCCATGGTCTCCATCCAGTTGAAGTTGAAAAAGGGCCTTTATGGTATTTCGTCCCCCTCACAGTGGTTGTTTTCTTAGCAGTCTTCTCATTGATTCCATTATGGGTCACACCTATCTTGGTCATCATTGCGATTTTAGTATTTGATCCGAAGCTTTTCAAAACAGTCGATTATGGTTTATTGTTAACTTTCTTCTGCTTCTTCATCGCAGTTGGTAACTTAAGCCACATCCCAACAATCGCCACTTTCATGCGTTCACTTGTTGGTACTGCTAAACAAACCTATCTTACAGGCCTCATTAGTTGTCAATTAATCGCTAATGTCCCAACTGAAATTTTACTATCAAGCTTCACCAACCACAGTCACGCAATGTTCTTAGCCATCAACATCGGTGGGGTCGGCACAATGTTCGCCTCACTTGCTAACTTAATTGCTTACAAACGTTTCAAAAAAGGCTGGGGTAAAGATATTGGTAAATTCTTAGTCGTCTTTACTGGTATGAACTTCTTGTTCTTAATCATCTTAGGAACATTTGGCTACTTCTTAATCTAATCACAAAGAGCACCAAGACCTAATGTCTTGGTGCTCTTTTTATTTGTGTTAAAAATAGTCCCACAACATCGGTTGCGTCTGATTGAAGGCCGCGCTTAATTGAGCAATTTTGACCGCATCACCACTGACCTGACCGTAATGCGCTTGCGATGCCAGTGTGCGGTAACCCATCATTGCCTTGGTGAGCTGCTGAATGGTTACTGTGATATCCGCCGTTTGGCTCGCCAATTTCGTTACCGTCGGTTGGCCCGCGTGTAAACTCAATTGCCAAACACCACTATTCTCGGGTAAAAAGTCATCACTAACAGCAATCTTCACTGCCTCAAGGTCCGCTACTTCATACGGATAACGTGCTAAGAAATCAGCCAACGACACAATCCGCGCCATCATATAAGGTACCGTTGTTGTTTCAACAATTGTCGGATCCGGTAATAAATCACCCAAGTTAGTTGTTAAACCACTCTCATAGCGAATGGTTTGATAGGCCGATTGGTGTTTGAAAATAAACTTAACAAGTTGTTCCTGACTGGCAACCGTTGATGTCAATAACTCTTGAATCTCTAGAGTTGTCGCCTGACGGCTATAAATCACATAGCCTGCTACTTGTTGGTCGCCGTCAGTATAAACGGCTACTTCCCAATCAGTATGCTTCAAACAATTATACTGCCACCACCACGCGGCCCGTTGGATACCGCCGACCTGGTTATGCGGATGTTGCTGTTGGAAGGCACTGATCAACGGCACGGCTGCGCTTAACGATAACCGTTCAACGTACCCCTGATCTGGCGCAAATTTAAGACGTGGCAAGTTCGCCGTTTTAATCTGATAACAGGTTTGCTCGAAAGCTTGTTCATAACCAAAACGACGATAAAAAGGATACGAAAAAGGTGCTAAATAAGATAGTGTAACCCCATCTGCTTGCATCCGTTCAAAGGCTAAGTGCATTAAATCAGAGATGCCACCTTGGCCCGAAAATTCTGGGTAACTGGCAACATAACCAATGCCACTCATCTTAAATGTTTGCCCTTTGAAATTAACATCAAACGGCGTCGCTAATAAACTACTCTTCAAATGACCCTGATCAAAAACACCAAAACCGACACTGTTCTGATACAGTTTTTGGAAGAATAACCGCCGTTGCTCACTATCCGGTTTATTAAAGGCGTATTGGGTGAGGTCATAAAATGCTGGTTCATCGGTTGCCGAGAGTACTCTCTTTTCAATCATGCAATAACCCTCCTGAATTTACTTCTCTTTAACTATAGGGGAGCGTGCCACTCGTTGCAAGCGCTACCGCTTAATCATTAAAAAAAGAGTTCCGACAAAATAAATTTTGCCGCAACTCTTTTGAATAATAACTTTTTTAGACAACTAAACTCAATAGTAATACGCCAACTAAACCGACAATTGAAATTAATGTTTCTAGGACGGTCCAAGTTGCCAATGTTTCCTTAACGCTTAAGTCGAAGTATTCCTTAAACATCCAGAAACCAGCATCGTTAACGTGTGATGCTGCTAAACTACCAGCACCGATTGAAAGCACCATCAAAGCAGGGTTCACGCCTGCTGATTGCATCAATGGTAAGACTAAACCAGCTGCTGTCAATGACGCAACGGTTGCTGAACCAAGCGCAATCCGCAAGACAACGGCGATTAACCAACCTAAGACAAGTGGTGATAAGCTCGCATGCGCGAATAATGTTGTCACGCTATCGCCAACACCGCCATCGATTAAGATTTGTTTGAAGGCCCCGCCCCCACCAATTACTAAGAGTAACATGGCGATTGATTTGACCGCTTCTTCAATTGTTTTCATGATTGCTGGTGTCTTAATACGACGACCCCAGCCCATTGTGTACATTGCTAATAACAATGAAATGGTCATCGCAATCGCTGGTGTCCCGATAAAACCAATGATTGAATCTAATAACGTTGGATTCTTTGGTAGCGAACCACCGTTGAATAACATTTGGTAAACCGTTGTGATCGCCATTAAAATTACTGGGAATA from Latilactobacillus sakei subsp. sakei DSM 20017 = JCM 1157 harbors:
- a CDS encoding SLC13 family permease — its product is MKNIALNIRDFFLDDKLLLAATIAAIVTSFFNRPHLSYVNFHVIVSVFCIMTLVQVYQRLHVLDYFARELIIKSHSKRALMQMLLALTFVGAMFLTNDMTVLTFVPLFILIARQLDFSPILPVTLITISANLGSSLTPFGSPHNIFLVSFYHMTIRHFFEYSIPVLIVSIIMLTATTFLFPKEPIKLHGLHPVEVEKGPLWYFVPLTVVVFLAVFSLIPLWVTPILVIIAILVFDPKLFKTVDYGLLLTFFCFFIAVGNLSHIPTIATFMRSLVGTAKQTYLTGLISCQLIANVPTEILLSSFTNHSHAMFLAINIGGVGTMFASLANLIAYKRFKKGWGKDIGKFLVVFTGMNFLFLIILGTFGYFLI
- a CDS encoding GNAT family N-acetyltransferase, with the protein product MIEKRVLSATDEPAFYDLTQYAFNKPDSEQRRLFFQKLYQNSVGFGVFDQGHLKSSLLATPFDVNFKGQTFKMSGIGYVASYPEFSGQGGISDLMHLAFERMQADGVTLSYLAPFSYPFYRRFGYEQAFEQTCYQIKTANLPRLKFAPDQGYVERLSLSAAVPLISAFQQQHPHNQVGGIQRAAWWWQYNCLKHTDWEVAVYTDGDQQVAGYVIYSRQATTLEIQELLTSTVASQEQLVKFIFKHQSAYQTIRYESGLTTNLGDLLPDPTIVETTTVPYMMARIVSLADFLARYPYEVADLEAVKIAVSDDFLPENSGVWQLSLHAGQPTVTKLASQTADITVTIQQLTKAMMGYRTLASQAHYGQVSGDAVKIAQLSAAFNQTQPMLWDYF
- a CDS encoding bifunctional aspartate transaminase/aspartate 4-decarboxylase → MDKIDVTKLTQMSNFEVAALFYKYALTNSRGLRAINVGRGNPNWINTQARFAFNRIVEFGMKESLQTINLDDGNLAGYTDQTGIAECFNQFLDGDNPVDAFLKQALAYTRDVMHINQDELVFEWVDGVIGNHYPEPSRSLVNVEKILNRYLEVNLYRGEHLSDKTKVFPTEGGTAAMVYLFNELKVSHILEAGDTIAINTPIFTPYLQIPELNEFKLQEFNVSSDESDDWQLVDHKFEELKDPNVKAFFVVNPTNPTSRAFSDHALDKLKEVVEANPNLVIITDDVYGTFVDDFKTIYSVVPHNTLLVYSFSKLYGATGQRIGLIAMHDDNIFDKLIEEMTAEDPVIREAFRKRYSYVTNKPHEMSFIDRTVADSRNIGLYHAAGLSTPQQITMALFSLTNLIYEGREDPYVTASKEIVSHRYKAFWESLGLVVKTTEENAEYYTVFSIYKLAESKYSKDFRAYLEQNCNHLAFEWRLAAEYGVVVMDGAGMGTKAGYLRISLANRPDKDYETVGGRISDLLASYYTEYLQSKAQ
- the trxA gene encoding thioredoxin yields the protein MTQTITANNIEAFVAEKPLVILDFWADWCMPCKIMTPMIQELHAASNDAFKLGMVDVEDQPELAERYDIQSVPTLLIFKKGKAAEKVTGAFPKEKLKRYLDKKIAESNHEG
- a CDS encoding ABC-F family ATP-binding cassette domain-containing protein; amino-acid sequence: MSILKVEGLSQQFLDKQLYDDAGFQVNKGEHMGITGQNGVGKSTLINILTGAILPDEGKVTWQKNIKIGYLDQYAKLAPGLSIFEFLKTAFADLYAQEERMSQYYADYATSLDDQLLEKAGAIQELLEAKNFYEIDTRVMQVATGLGIDALGMDHDVSQLSGGQRSKIILAKLLLEEPDMLLLDEPTNYLDTNHIDWLSDYLNNFEGAFITISHDYDFLERVTTCIADIEFGKITKYTGTLQQAFRQKADNQASYMKAYENQQKKIEKTKAYIRKYKAGSRSTIAKSREKQLAHMDILTPPSNRVKANFRFPYHVTASQILLTTNDLEIGYENALLPALNFSIGRDQKVVLKGFNGIGKSTLIKTIIKEIPAISGDFEIASTVKFGYFKQDLKWPNNMATPLQYLQGEYPEQKQKELRQVLSRTGLTAEEAMKPLKQLSGGEQSKVKIAELLLTSSNFLLLDEPTNHLDDDTKNALRKAIQEFEGGVLLVTHEEDFYQGDWIDKVLDVESLIKS